Proteins encoded within one genomic window of Perognathus longimembris pacificus isolate PPM17 chromosome 28, ASM2315922v1, whole genome shotgun sequence:
- the LOC125344167 gene encoding ferritin light chain-like has product MTSQICQNYSTEVEAAVNRLVNLHLRASYTCLSLGYYFDGDDVALDGVGHFFRELAEETREGAHRLLKMQNQRGGRALFQDVQKPSEDEWGKTVEAMEATLNLEKNLNQAILDLHALGSARTDPHLCDFLENHFLDEEVKLIKKMGDHLTNLRRLASPQAGLGEYLFERLTLKHDWRTPESSSLWRPSVHPVTSGFPPEPLPLAMGNFLTNHP; this is encoded by the coding sequence ATGACCTCCCAGATCTGTCAGAATTATTCCACCGAGGTGGAGGCTGCTGTCAACCGACTGGTCAACTTGCATTTGAGGGCCTCCTACACCTGCCTCTCTCTGGGCTACTATTTCGATGGCGACGATGTGGCCCTGGACGGCGTGGGCCACTTCTTCCGCGAGCTGGCGGAGGAGACGCGTGAGGGCGCCCACCGCCTCCTGAAGATGCAGAACCAGCGCGGTGGCCGCGCGCTGTTCCAGGATGTGCAGAAACCTTCTGAAGATGAGTGGGGGAAAACCGTGGAAGCCATGGAAGCCACCTTGAACTTGGAGAAGAACCTGAACCAAGCCATTTTGGATCTTCATGCCTTGGGTTCTGCACGCACAGACCCCCATCTCTGTGACTTCCTAGAGAACCACTTCCTGGATGAAGAGGTGAAGCTCATCAAGAAGATGGGTGACCACCTCACCAACCTCCGCAGGCTGGCTTCCCCTCAGGCCGGGCTGGGCGAGTATCTCTTCGAACGTCTCACCCTCAAGCACGACTGGAGGACCCCAGAGTCCAGCAGCCTCTGGAGGCCATCTGTGCATCCCGTGACATCAGGGTTTCCACCTGAGCCTCTCCCTCTAGCCATGGGCAACTTCCTAACTAACCACCCCTGA